TGTGCCATTGGCGATATTGTCATTATTGCGGCCTATGAACTGAGGGAGCGGCAGGCTGTTCTCCAAGCTGGCCACCAGGCCCGTGTCGTGATTGCCGATGCCCAAAACCACTGCCAAGAATTGCTCGAACAATCTCTTTGGGAAACAGAGTTAGGGATGACCCTGAAAACCACAGCCCAGCCCCTAGACTAAAAATCGCTCCCAATCGGGCCCAAATTGAAACTGCATGGTGGGGAAGATGGCCTCGACATTATCATCGGGACGGGGAATTACCACGGAAGAGCAAAATAGGGTTTCTTCTTTCGGGCTTTCGGCTGGAACTTTTTTGGCCGCTAGTTCTCCCGCTGCAACCGAGGCCTGGACTTCAGCCACATCGCCCCGGACAATAATCGTCAGCCGGGCCCCACTGAGACGTTCATAACCCACCAATGTCACACGCGCTGCTTTAACCATCACATCCGCCACAGCCAAGGCCGGGGGAGTTCCCAATACTTCTACCATTCCAACGGCTATCGGCACAGCTTATGACCTCGCATCTTTGGGCTAATGTTTACGATCAACCCATATTTTAATCCAGGAGCTACCCCAACCAAGCCACAGTCTCCGGAAATTCAATGATTCCAGCCAATGATGAATATAAACATTTTTTATCGTTACTCTCACTGAGCCGATGGTGCTGGCCGTTAGGGATTGAATAGAGAAATGTCAGAAAGTTTGTTCTTGGCAGAATTCTTAAGATTTCTATAAATCCGCACGGTCGATGTATCGGCATAGATGCTCTGAGCCTCAGTGTTGCTCTGCAAAAGTGATCCCTAAAAGTACGACTGCTACCCCAAAACTATTTGTGTTAGATTATGCTTAATACATTGTGATAAAACATCATCAATATTATTTGAGCCGTTAGATTTTCTGGCGTTGCTTCCTGTACCTTGTCCTTTTAGCCCAGGCCTGGAGTTAACTAAACCTATGGACTACATTGAGCAAATTTTAGAAACATTGAAGTCTTGGTTAAAAAAACTGGTAGAACTCCTTGCCGGTGATGAACCTGAGCCAACCCTGGAACCCATTCCAGTCCCAGTCCGCGAGCGCAACGGCCGTTAAGGCTTTCGGGACTCCCTGAATTTGATCACCATTGCTGTCATCCACGGGCCCAACTTAAACCTTCTCGGAACGCGAGAGCCTGGGGTTTATGGTTCAGTAACCTTAGAGCAAATTAACAATGCCCTAGAGCAACTGGCTGAGTCCTTGGGGGTGAGAGTCGTTTGCCAGCAGTCGAACCATGAAGGAGTCCTTGTTGATTGGCTCCACCAGGCCGGGGCTAACTCTGCTGGAGTCATAATCAATGCCGGAGCCTACACCCATACCAGTGTGGCGATTCGAGATGCTATTGCCGCCATCCAGATTCCCGTAGTTGAAGTTCATCTCAGCAATATCCACAAACGAGAAGAATTTAGACACCATTCCTATTTAGCTCCAGTGGTCATAGGACAGATTTGTGGCTTTGGGCCCACCAGTTACCTCCTCGGCCTGCGGGGGATTATCCAGCATCTTCAGCCCCCCAACTAAAGACCAATCCAGGGTCCTTTGTTTGTTAACGCCTGATCACCGCAAACCCGACTCCAAATAAGATTAAGGCTCCTCCAAAGACCAAAACCAGGCCTGGGCGTTCCCCAAAGACCCAAAAGGCGAGGGCACTGGCGGCAATTGGCTCTGCTAAAACCGCTAAGGTCACCCAAGTTGGGGCCAGCCAGCGAATTGCCCAGTTCAAGCTCGTATGACCAATCAGTTGCGGAATTAAGGCTAACAGCAGCAGCACTCCATAAATTTCCCCCGGCCAACCACCATAGGAAACCCCTAAAAGCGGTGGTAGCGGCAGAAGAATTAGGGCGGCACTGGTATTGGCAATGGCGGTATAGTGGCGAATGCTTAACCCTTGGGCCTGAGCCTGCTCCCCACTGATAAAGTAGAAACTGACTGCCCAGGCCGCCAATAAAGCCAGGCCATTTCCCAATAGAGGCTGCGGCGCGAGGTCTCCGGCTTTTTCCCCCAGGCCAATTAGCAACCCACCTCCACAGGCCACCGTAATGCCGCACATCGTCCCCCAAGTCAGCCTTTTTCCTTGCCAAAGGTACTGAATCAAAGCCGTCCAAATCGGGGTTGTGGTCACTAAGGTTGTCGAAGCAACGATGGATGTGTAATTGAGGGAGCTAAACCAAAGGCCAAAATGGGCGGCCAAGCAAAATCCAGCCATCAGTCCCCAACCATAGGCAGAGATGGCCAGAGGTGGCGGAGAGTTGGGTTTAGGGATGTTGGAGCCGGGGGAGCGTTGCCAGAGGGAGGCCAGCACTGGGGCGGTAGTTTTAATAAATTGGGGCAATAATAATAAAGCAGCAATTCCCAGACGGCCGGCTGCAAGAAAGAAACTAAAGCCAATCCCCTTGGTGTAACTGGACTCAATCCCTAGGGATGCGGCCCAGAGGGTGGCCCAACGGACTAAAATTGCCGCTGTGGAAACGGCCATGACCGCTAAGCCTAAGACCAGGCCTAGGACAATCCCCTGCGGACGTTGGCGGCTCACAGACCTAGACCCTGACAAGAGAGTTCGAGTTGCCCAGTGAAGCAGGACATTAAGTTAATGTAATTCTGGAAAAATCCCTTCGGCATCAAAAGCATCCATACTATTTCTGAAGCGGCAGCTACAGGACTTCTGATTTGCGCCTTACCCTTTCGGAGTAATTTGCCTTTTCGGGGATTTGAGGGGCTATGCGGGGGAATAGATAGCCCAACTGAGCTGAATCATAACCTAACTGAGTCTGGATGTGCAAGTCGCATTCTGGAAAATATTTCAAACCGGCAGACTATAGAGAGGCTGACCGATGAGAGTGGTGGCTCCGAGGGCGTTCCGATTGCCAACAGGACTAATTGATCGGCCAATCCGAGGCTATTTTTTATATAAACTGATTTATCAACTATTCTTACCAAAGCAGACCAGTGACCAGGCCAGGTGAGATGCATAACCGGCCAAAAACCTCAGATTGTTCTACCTCAAAACAGTCTCCACAGCCCCGATCAAAAAATCTTTGATTACTGGTTCATTTTTTCTAAAATAGCCACAGAAGAGGGAGAAGTCCGGGTTAAATAGTTAAAGACCCAAAACTTGAACCAGGAATCCATAATCACGGGGACGGTGGCAATAAAACTATTATTAAAGGTACGACTTTCGGGCAACCCAAAGTGTGAGGCAATCCCGCCCAAAATGACTTCCCAGCCCTCTGGTGAGTGATACCCGACAAATAGATCTGTGACTAAAATAACGAGAAACACTTTCGTCGTGTCATTCAACGAGGTAAACGTCCGCCCAAAGAACATCCGCAGAGCCTGGAGTTGCCGCCGTCCCACATAAACCAAGAGGACAAAAGAGGTTAGGGAAAGGATATCCGCAAAGATATTTTTCAGGCCATCTAAGGTTCGATACCCGGCCTGGCGATAAAGTTCCTCGGCTTTCTCCTTCAGTCTTGCGTGCATTTGATCTGTTGAGGCATTGGGGACTAATCCTAAGATTTCACCAATTTCGAGCTTTTCCTTATATTCAAAAAACTCGCGGCGAAAATTCTCCCCCACCTCTTGGCTAATTTCAGCCGGATTAGGATTACGATTCCACCAGCCATCTAAAAGCGGCTCAAAGATTAAGGCCCGGGTGGTAATTTGGACAATGAGGGGCACAATAACCAGAATCAAGAGCCAGCGAATGGCCGTCCCCTGTTGTTTGCGCAGAGTGCGTAAGTCGCGAATTACTTCCTGTTCATAGTCTGGATTGAGTTCCCGTTTGATTTGCTTGGCGGTATCAATAAAGTTATTGATCAAAAGAGAATTTTGGGGTGGCTGACGACTATCCCTGGTTAAAGCAATAATTTCCCCATTGTTAGTAATTGGATCCGTGATTATGGTGTTGACATTGGATTGAACGGCTTTAGGAACGTTTTGGGCTGGGAGAGGAGCAAGATTGAGATATTTACTGGCAACCGACTCAATAAAGGCTAACTTGGCGAGGATTTCAGTTTCTTGGGGATCATTTTGGATGTTTTTGAACCGGCCGGTCAGCTTAAATTGACTGAGATTAAATTCGATGACATTCAGCTGTTGTTCTACTTTCCCCTGTAAATACTCTGAGGCAGCTTTTCCTAGTTGGGGGGCAAAGCTCACGGCCTGGCCTTGAAAATGCTTATCTTCAATATCCTTGAGGGCGATTGCACCTTGGTAGGCTTTTTCTAGACTACTGAGTTGCCACTGCTGTAACCACCGCTGCCACATAGGGGAAATCCAGGTTGAGATGGGGGATCAAAAATTACTCTCAGTCTAAGGCCCGTGCCTTTAATTGAATAGCAGATCGGTGAGGATTTGACCAGAACAGGCTAGAGTGAGGGCAGGTTTTGTGTCCCCCTGCGTTGGATTCTCAAGCTTTGCGCCTGTGCAGATGTTACCCAAATTTGCCCCTTGGTTGATGACCCTCACGTTAAAAAAAAGGATATGGATTGCTGGGGGCCTGGGACTGGTGGCCACTGGAGTTATGGGCGGCGGGGGCATGTGGTGGAGTCTGAAACAGCAAGAAGCTCCCCAGGCCAACACCTTTACCCAAATCCTCCAGGCCCCAGAGCCAAACCAAATAGCCAGCCTGGAAAAACTTGCCCACCAAGGCCCACCGCTGCAACAGGCCCAGGCCCGCTATTTACTGGCGATCTCTGCCCTGGAAAAGAGTGACCCCAACGCCGCCCTAGACTGGTTAAAGGACTTAGAGCAAAAAAATACCCCCCTGACTGCCCCGATTTTGGTTCTCCAAGCCCAGACCTATGAAAAAGCCAATCAACCCACCCCAGCCAAAGCCACTTGGGCAAAGATCCTCCGCCAGTTTCCCCAAGAACCGGAAGCCGCCCTCGCCCTGTTGGCCCTGAATCAACCCGACCAAGCCCTGGCCCAATTTCCCCAAGTCCCGGCCGTTGTTAAACTGGCCCAAACTCGGCTCCAGGCCAATCCCCACCAACGGTCGCTGCTGGTGTTGATGGCAAAACATGGCCTGTTTTTAGAGAACTATCTTGAGATTCTGGATCAACTCACTAAGGATTATGCCCAGGAACTGAAACCGGCAGATTGGGCGGCGATTGGCTTTGGTTATTGGGAAAATCTAGCTTACAAAAAAGCAGGCCTGGCCTATCTGAAAGCCCCACCCACCGCCTTTAATACCTATCGCGCGGGCCGAGCGTTGCAACTGGGGGATGAACGGGATCAAGCCATTGCCACCTATCAACGGGTTGTCAAAGAATTTCCCAAGACCAAAGAAGCGGCCCTGGCCTGGCTCCGGTTGGGTCGTCTCAGTCGGAATCACCGCCAAGCCTTGCACTATTTTCAACAGGCCATCACCACCGCTAACCAGGCCCAAACCCTGACCATTGCCGCCGATGCCCTGCTCGATCAAGCTGGCCTGTGGGAGAAACTGGGAAACTGGCCCAAAGCCGCCCAGGCCCGAGAAACGTTATTGACCACCTATGCCACCAGCCCCGCCGCCGCCCAACTGAGATGGCAACAGGCCCAACGGGATGCCCAAACCGGAAACCTCAAAGACGCGAGAACGTGGGCCCAATCGCTGCTCAAACATAACCCCGATAGTGAACTGGCTCCAACTGCGGCCTTTTGGTTGGGACAATGGGCGATGGATCAGCGACAACGGCAAACAGATTGGCAAATTCTCCGAGATCGCTATCCCTATTCCTATTACACTTGGCGCGCCTTGAGTCTGATGGGTAAACCCGTGGGCACATTCACCACCGTCCGGGCCCTGAATCCGCCAGTTGATCCGCAAAAACGGCAAAGTTTACCCCTCAGTGCTGGGTCGCCAACCTTACAGGCCCTCTATGAAATCGGCCAATTTGACCTGGCCTGGAGTCGCTGGCAATGGGAATTTCGGCATCGGGTTGAACCAACGGCTGCGGAACAATTAACCGATGGCCTCCTCCGCTTGGGGGTGGGGGATTATTTGGATGGGATTTTCATGCTGGAGAATCTACAACAACGGGCCCGCACGGAACCCGCAACCGCCAAGTTTTTTGCTCCGGTGCTGAAAGATCCGGCCTATTGGTATGCCCTTTACCCCTTACCCTTTTGGTCACAAGTCCAGGCCTGGTCAGCAAAACGGCAGATAAATCCTCTGTTGGTCATGTCTTTAATTCGCCAAGAGTCGCGCTTTGAAGTCGGGATTCAGTCGGTTGTGGGAGCCACGGGGTTAATGCAAGTCATGCCCGATACGGCGGCCTGGATTGCCCCCCAAATTGGCCTG
Above is a window of Pseudocalidococcus azoricus BACA0444 DNA encoding:
- a CDS encoding carbon dioxide-concentrating mechanism protein CcmK translates to MPIAVGMVEVLGTPPALAVADVMVKAARVTLVGYERLSGARLTIIVRGDVAEVQASVAAGELAAKKVPAESPKEETLFCSSVVIPRPDDNVEAIFPTMQFQFGPDWERFLV
- a CDS encoding DMT family transporter; its protein translation is MSRQRPQGIVLGLVLGLAVMAVSTAAILVRWATLWAASLGIESSYTKGIGFSFFLAAGRLGIAALLLLPQFIKTTAPVLASLWQRSPGSNIPKPNSPPPLAISAYGWGLMAGFCLAAHFGLWFSSLNYTSIVASTTLVTTTPIWTALIQYLWQGKRLTWGTMCGITVACGGGLLIGLGEKAGDLAPQPLLGNGLALLAAWAVSFYFISGEQAQAQGLSIRHYTAIANTSAALILLPLPPLLGVSYGGWPGEIYGVLLLLALIPQLIGHTSLNWAIRWLAPTWVTLAVLAEPIAASALAFWVFGERPGLVLVFGGALILFGVGFAVIRR
- the aroQ gene encoding type II 3-dehydroquinate dehydratase, producing the protein MITIAVIHGPNLNLLGTREPGVYGSVTLEQINNALEQLAESLGVRVVCQQSNHEGVLVDWLHQAGANSAGVIINAGAYTHTSVAIRDAIAAIQIPVVEVHLSNIHKREEFRHHSYLAPVVIGQICGFGPTSYLLGLRGIIQHLQPPN
- a CDS encoding lytic transglycosylase domain-containing protein, whose amino-acid sequence is MLPKFAPWLMTLTLKKRIWIAGGLGLVATGVMGGGGMWWSLKQQEAPQANTFTQILQAPEPNQIASLEKLAHQGPPLQQAQARYLLAISALEKSDPNAALDWLKDLEQKNTPLTAPILVLQAQTYEKANQPTPAKATWAKILRQFPQEPEAALALLALNQPDQALAQFPQVPAVVKLAQTRLQANPHQRSLLVLMAKHGLFLENYLEILDQLTKDYAQELKPADWAAIGFGYWENLAYKKAGLAYLKAPPTAFNTYRAGRALQLGDERDQAIATYQRVVKEFPKTKEAALAWLRLGRLSRNHRQALHYFQQAITTANQAQTLTIAADALLDQAGLWEKLGNWPKAAQARETLLTTYATSPAAAQLRWQQAQRDAQTGNLKDARTWAQSLLKHNPDSELAPTAAFWLGQWAMDQRQRQTDWQILRDRYPYSYYTWRALSLMGKPVGTFTTVRALNPPVDPQKRQSLPLSAGSPTLQALYEIGQFDLAWSRWQWEFRHRVEPTAAEQLTDGLLRLGVGDYLDGIFMLENLQQRARTEPATAKFFAPVLKDPAYWYALYPLPFWSQVQAWSAKRQINPLLVMSLIRQESRFEVGIQSVVGATGLMQVMPDTAAWIAPQIGLTSYRLDNVEDSLNLGTWYFAHTHDLHDQNTLLALASYNAGPGNVADWLQRFSYKDPDRFIEQIPFPETYGYVKSILANYWNYLRLYSPQSPL